A single Filimonas effusa DNA region contains:
- a CDS encoding sensor histidine kinase, with protein sequence MNPWLNWKSVLSLLAIVIVTAVILYSRTLSDKIAGDERKKVDAWVEAQQTIIDTGKANGLSLATKIITENTDIPIIETNENDSITGNHLNLDEDKIAADPNYLQRQLRSFKRLNPPIVFVIKEKPYQANYYYYGPSLLQQQVKYYPFVLLLILSVFLTLTLLMVRTSHKSTQNQLWVGMAKETAHQLGTPVSSLQGWVEMLKEKDDLAPIANEIEKDVIRLQLVSDRFGKIGSTPHLESHDIVVQVAAMVDYIRRRAGNRVVFEMTPLPPIAIFALISPPLFDWVIENLLKNALDAMDGKGTITVHIQQHHQQVWIDISDSGKGIARKNLRKVFLPGFTTKKRGWGLGLPLSRRIATKYHKGDLSIRFSEPGKGTGFRFVLQAGPAGLPELS encoded by the coding sequence ATGAATCCCTGGCTTAACTGGAAATCGGTACTTAGTCTGCTTGCAATCGTCATTGTTACTGCAGTGATCCTGTATTCCCGCACCTTGTCCGATAAAATAGCCGGTGATGAGCGAAAAAAGGTGGATGCATGGGTGGAAGCACAGCAAACCATTATCGATACCGGCAAGGCCAACGGGCTTTCTCTTGCCACCAAGATAATTACGGAAAACACCGATATACCAATCATCGAAACCAATGAGAACGACAGCATTACAGGCAATCACCTGAATCTGGACGAAGATAAGATAGCAGCAGATCCCAACTACCTGCAACGGCAGCTCCGGAGCTTTAAGCGGCTTAACCCTCCTATTGTCTTCGTCATAAAAGAAAAGCCTTACCAGGCCAACTATTATTACTATGGTCCCAGCCTGTTGCAGCAGCAGGTGAAGTATTACCCGTTTGTACTGTTGCTTATTCTTTCTGTTTTTCTCACGCTGACGCTCTTAATGGTACGTACCAGTCATAAAAGCACTCAGAACCAGCTATGGGTAGGAATGGCTAAAGAAACGGCTCATCAGCTGGGCACACCTGTAAGCAGCCTGCAGGGATGGGTAGAAATGCTGAAAGAAAAGGATGACCTCGCCCCTATCGCAAATGAAATTGAAAAAGACGTGATACGGCTTCAGCTGGTGAGCGACCGTTTTGGCAAGATAGGAAGTACGCCCCACCTGGAATCGCATGATATAGTGGTGCAGGTGGCTGCTATGGTGGATTATATCCGCCGGCGTGCAGGCAACAGGGTGGTTTTTGAAATGACGCCGCTGCCGCCCATAGCCATCTTTGCACTGATATCGCCTCCGTTATTCGACTGGGTAATTGAAAACCTGTTGAAGAATGCTCTGGATGCCATGGATGGAAAAGGAACGATCACAGTGCACATTCAACAACATCACCAGCAGGTATGGATCGACATCTCCGACAGCGGCAAAGGCATTGCGCGGAAAAACCTTCGTAAGGTGTTCCTGCCCGGTTTCACTACCAAAAAAAGAGGCTGGGGTTTAGGGCTCCCCCTTTCACGTCGTATTGCAACAAAATATCACAAGGGCGATCTGAGCATCCGATTCAGCGAACCCGGAAAAGGAACAGGATTCCGCTTTGTATTGCAGGCGGGGCCAGCTGGGCTGCCTGAGTTATCATGA
- the holA gene encoding DNA polymerase III subunit delta: MSAEKIINEWKKGQFKPVYWLEGDESYYIDQVINYAEHNILNESEAGFNLTVFYGRDADWTAIVNACRRYPMFAERQVVVLKEAQQMRDVEKLEAYIDNPLSSTVFVVSYKEKKVDARTKFAKMLKQKGEMLTTKKMYDNQLPEWVNQMVQQKGLTISQKALLLLVDHIGNDLSRLHNEVDKIAVNLNGRKNITEEDIETFVGISKEFNVFEFQDAVVKKDLPKAIRIIKYFEANPKAAPIQMLLPALYNFFSKVFIVFGLESKDEKSVAAALGVHPFFAKDYLAATRNYNFRSTEKILLLLHHYNLRSIGIGDGGTEDAGLMKELVVKLML; this comes from the coding sequence ATGTCTGCAGAAAAGATCATCAACGAATGGAAAAAAGGGCAGTTTAAACCCGTTTACTGGCTCGAAGGCGACGAATCATATTATATTGACCAGGTTATTAACTATGCAGAACATAACATATTGAATGAGAGCGAGGCAGGTTTCAACCTCACTGTTTTTTACGGACGTGACGCCGACTGGACAGCCATCGTAAACGCCTGCCGCCGTTATCCCATGTTTGCCGAGCGGCAGGTAGTGGTGCTGAAAGAAGCGCAGCAAATGCGCGATGTGGAAAAGCTGGAAGCCTATATCGACAATCCCTTGTCGTCCACCGTTTTTGTGGTGAGTTACAAAGAAAAGAAAGTAGATGCGCGAACCAAATTCGCAAAAATGCTGAAGCAAAAAGGGGAGATGCTTACCACCAAAAAAATGTATGATAACCAGCTGCCGGAATGGGTGAACCAGATGGTGCAGCAAAAAGGCCTTACCATAAGCCAGAAAGCACTTCTGTTGCTGGTAGATCATATCGGGAATGATCTGAGCCGCTTGCATAATGAAGTAGATAAAATAGCCGTGAACCTCAACGGCCGCAAGAACATTACGGAAGAAGATATCGAAACCTTTGTAGGAATAAGTAAAGAATTCAATGTCTTTGAATTCCAGGATGCGGTTGTAAAAAAAGACCTGCCAAAGGCCATCCGCATCATCAAATATTTTGAAGCCAATCCCAAGGCGGCGCCCATACAAATGCTGCTGCCTGCATTATATAATTTTTTCAGTAAAGTATTTATTGTATTCGGGCTCGAGAGCAAAGACGAAAAGTCTGTTGCCGCTGCGCTGGGTGTGCATCCTTTCTTCGCAAAAGATTACCTGGCGGCAACACGCAACTATAACTTCCGATCTACGGAAAAGATACTGCTGTTGCTGCACCATTACAACCTCCGCAGCATAGGCATCGGCGACGGCGGTACGGAAGATGCGGGTTTGATGAAGGAGCTTGTGGTGAAGCTGATGTTGTAA
- a CDS encoding RHS repeat domain-containing protein produces MFPVKRFIIMAVLCSAWFAAFSQYSIAFAPPSNGQSKDFVPASPTASSLGVFGQVPIGNYTGIPQVSVPLYNLVYKDLQVPISLSYHSASGIRPDNYPGLVGLGWGISSGGSITRVVRSIPDNEPVTSPDPTVPFLNSPTSEDIWSSDSMLTRHQRWGFFVQGDFPAPDEYYFNFNGYSGKFFINYDSVFKIQSSQGGYLSVKAEFAEYKRFVMPHLPQIPDLKITVPPNDTILKQRILYAFTITDEKGIKYRFGGTDSSIELSRPGHNFGTFDMLMMQNLIIPTTWNLSSIESPNNYKITFNYKRGIVVTKVGFSNLQRWIWSGNASALEPDLGTTHQQIGIEKSTLVNVNVLTSIVTPRDSVVFTTSPASAQLQYPRDLYLDSMAYYFHKDFNDHSGLDPYVPVNENMFIWYPDINYAYTQDMIPDKLDRIRVLDKNNKMTKDIRFNYTNNTFERLKLLSVSIGPQVYQFEYNPLKLPPYLSGKTDHYGYYNGREPYKAPLYNADANLLYQSKEPDTAFVRAEILEKLIYPTGGYTVFEYEPNYYSVKVNTWPFTTTALTQNLLTSGVRIKRISSYDAPGKVASEKRYSYVKDYAAGGTLSSGVLAYSPVYSETFSNIPVSAPLRYSGDPRFNGLLSLEHWSVNPIFPMSATRGNPITYSEVAEINADNSFIVYKYKNYDNGYHDIVPVNQKSDNTSIKEFWKEDEGSSLSLERGQPLSEDYYNASNSRVKRVEYQYNDDPARFDNHIRTLMLTLNNMPFKSRRVTASYLYTYFPFLKKTISTEYYGIDSSVITTTSLYDNLFRTMKETVHTTSTGEEKKTTVSYAHDKTIFPYDTMVRRGMVGIPVEVTQYTGGVQLSRQITNYVQGLAQDPALILPGTVELQYRNRAAETRARNYLYNKKGNLLCESAEKGIKTCYVWSYGNSRVIAKIAGADYATVEAALGGSQAVEDFAAYVPVNDNEVRFFTDLLRQEAALEAAFITTYTYSPYGGVSSESDASGKTTYYDYDQAGRLSLIRDHNKYVLKKICYDYSGRPVDCDSGRLYSQQVTLGRALTKSAICSGDPFQIANIPAYKSSLWASLGLPVPIDQAGSAAGVEADTLLPSGFYADADLTTPLPDGYYKDSGPFSAGSYIYIVNGKTLYENGCGMPDPLALKYAGVTTPSGTVCSNSLLPTVYTFPASSIASGAGLYANYSQTMPVRDGWYAMDNEYFKVENGIIQAINTCAAAQPVNSVTLERGFNSAGVCSFATLSLAAYYQGSLGIGTVLYGDPGLATITPARYYRISSLGIYVEVNASGMIVQMGICQ; encoded by the coding sequence ATGTTCCCTGTTAAAAGATTCATCATCATGGCAGTGCTTTGCTCTGCCTGGTTTGCCGCTTTCAGTCAGTATAGTATTGCCTTTGCACCCCCATCCAACGGGCAAAGCAAGGACTTTGTTCCTGCGTCGCCTACTGCCAGTTCGCTGGGTGTTTTTGGGCAGGTGCCGATAGGTAACTATACCGGTATCCCCCAGGTGTCGGTACCCCTGTACAACCTGGTTTACAAAGATTTGCAAGTTCCTATTAGTTTGAGTTATCATTCGGCATCGGGAATCAGGCCGGATAATTATCCCGGCCTGGTGGGGCTAGGTTGGGGCATCAGCAGCGGCGGATCAATTACAAGGGTAGTAAGATCCATTCCGGATAATGAGCCGGTTACATCGCCGGATCCGACCGTTCCGTTCCTGAACAGTCCAACTTCAGAGGACATATGGAGTTCGGATAGTATGCTGACCCGCCACCAGCGCTGGGGCTTTTTTGTCCAGGGCGATTTCCCCGCCCCGGATGAGTATTACTTTAACTTTAACGGCTATTCCGGTAAATTCTTTATTAATTATGATAGTGTATTCAAAATACAAAGCAGCCAGGGTGGTTATCTTTCGGTGAAAGCCGAATTCGCGGAATACAAGCGTTTCGTGATGCCTCATTTGCCACAGATTCCCGATCTGAAAATCACTGTACCTCCAAACGACACCATATTGAAGCAGCGGATTCTCTATGCTTTTACGATTACAGATGAAAAAGGGATCAAATATAGATTTGGTGGCACAGACAGTTCGATAGAGCTAAGCAGGCCGGGTCATAATTTCGGCACATTCGATATGCTGATGATGCAGAACCTGATCATTCCCACGACCTGGAATCTAAGCTCTATAGAATCCCCTAATAATTATAAGATCACTTTTAATTATAAAAGGGGGATTGTGGTTACAAAAGTCGGATTTAGCAATCTACAGCGATGGATATGGTCTGGTAATGCTTCTGCCTTGGAGCCTGACCTGGGAACAACTCATCAGCAGATAGGAATCGAAAAAAGTACGCTGGTGAATGTAAACGTGCTCACCAGTATTGTGACGCCGCGGGACTCAGTTGTTTTTACAACTTCTCCCGCCAGCGCACAACTGCAATATCCGCGCGATCTCTATCTTGACAGCATGGCTTATTATTTTCATAAAGATTTCAATGACCATAGCGGGCTTGATCCTTATGTGCCTGTAAATGAAAACATGTTCATCTGGTACCCGGATATCAACTATGCTTATACGCAGGATATGATCCCGGATAAGCTGGACCGCATACGGGTTCTGGATAAGAACAACAAGATGACCAAAGACATCCGGTTCAATTATACGAACAATACTTTCGAGAGGTTAAAGCTGCTGTCTGTCAGTATTGGTCCGCAGGTTTACCAGTTCGAATATAACCCTTTAAAACTGCCGCCTTATCTTTCCGGCAAGACAGATCATTATGGTTACTACAACGGCAGAGAGCCTTATAAAGCTCCTCTTTACAATGCCGACGCAAATTTATTATATCAGTCCAAAGAACCTGATACCGCTTTTGTACGAGCAGAAATATTGGAAAAACTGATCTACCCTACAGGCGGCTATACTGTTTTTGAATACGAGCCTAACTATTACAGCGTAAAGGTGAATACCTGGCCTTTTACAACAACTGCATTGACCCAGAACCTGTTGACTTCGGGTGTGCGTATAAAAAGGATCAGTAGTTATGATGCTCCCGGAAAGGTGGCTTCTGAAAAGAGATATTCCTATGTGAAGGATTATGCTGCGGGCGGAACTTTGTCAAGTGGCGTACTGGCCTACTCTCCGGTTTATTCCGAGACCTTCAGCAACATACCGGTCTCCGCTCCGCTGCGCTATAGTGGTGACCCGCGTTTTAACGGCTTACTTTCTTTAGAGCACTGGAGCGTGAATCCCATTTTCCCCATGAGCGCTACAAGAGGCAATCCCATCACTTATTCCGAGGTGGCGGAGATTAACGCCGATAATAGTTTTATTGTTTATAAATATAAGAATTATGATAATGGCTATCATGATATAGTCCCTGTCAACCAGAAATCGGATAACACCTCTATAAAGGAATTTTGGAAAGAAGACGAAGGCAGCAGCCTTAGCCTGGAGCGCGGACAGCCTTTGTCTGAAGACTATTATAATGCTTCAAATAGCAGGGTGAAGCGGGTGGAATACCAGTATAACGATGACCCCGCCCGTTTTGATAATCATATCAGGACTTTGATGCTGACTTTGAATAACATGCCCTTCAAATCCAGGCGTGTAACGGCGAGTTACCTATACACTTATTTTCCTTTCCTTAAGAAGACCATCAGCACCGAATACTACGGCATAGATTCATCAGTTATTACTACGACAAGCCTTTATGATAACCTTTTCCGGACTATGAAAGAAACAGTTCATACAACCAGTACAGGGGAAGAGAAAAAAACAACTGTATCATATGCACATGATAAAACCATATTTCCCTACGACACGATGGTAAGAAGAGGAATGGTAGGCATACCGGTAGAGGTTACGCAATATACGGGAGGTGTTCAGCTAAGCAGGCAAATCACTAACTATGTGCAGGGGTTGGCGCAAGACCCGGCCCTCATCCTTCCCGGCACCGTAGAGTTACAATACAGAAATCGTGCTGCAGAAACCCGTGCAAGAAACTACCTATATAACAAAAAAGGAAACCTGTTGTGTGAATCGGCAGAAAAAGGAATCAAGACCTGCTACGTGTGGAGCTATGGGAATAGCAGGGTAATAGCGAAAATAGCAGGGGCCGATTATGCTACAGTAGAAGCTGCATTGGGTGGTAGTCAGGCGGTGGAGGACTTTGCAGCATACGTACCTGTTAACGATAATGAGGTTCGTTTCTTTACTGATCTTTTACGGCAGGAGGCAGCTTTGGAAGCAGCATTTATAACAACCTATACTTATTCTCCATACGGTGGTGTATCTTCAGAATCTGACGCAAGTGGCAAAACAACCTACTACGACTATGATCAGGCCGGACGTCTGTCACTGATCAGGGATCACAATAAATATGTACTCAAAAAGATCTGCTACGATTATTCGGGAAGGCCTGTAGACTGCGATTCAGGAAGATTATATAGCCAGCAGGTTACTTTGGGCAGAGCATTAACCAAATCCGCCATTTGCAGTGGTGATCCTTTCCAGATTGCCAATATTCCTGCTTATAAGTCTTCGCTATGGGCAAGCCTGGGACTGCCGGTACCCATAGATCAGGCAGGAAGTGCTGCCGGGGTGGAGGCAGATACTTTGCTCCCCTCGGGTTTCTATGCAGACGCTGACCTTACTACTCCTTTGCCTGACGGTTATTATAAGGACAGTGGCCCTTTTTCAGCTGGCAGTTATATCTATATCGTAAATGGCAAAACCTTGTATGAGAACGGATGTGGTATGCCAGACCCCCTGGCACTGAAATATGCCGGTGTTACAACGCCTTCGGGAACCGTTTGTAGCAACAGCCTGCTTCCAACTGTATATACTTTCCCGGCCTCTTCAATCGCTTCCGGAGCTGGTTTATATGCCAATTATTCCCAAACAATGCCTGTAAGGGACGGGTGGTATGCAATGGACAATGAATACTTTAAAGTAGAGAACGGAATTATTCAGGCAATCAATACCTGCGCTGCTGCCCAGCCGGTTAACAGCGTAACGCTAGAGCGTGGATTCAATTCAGCAGGTGTCTGCAGTTTCGCTACGTTAAGTCTTGCTGCTTATTACCAGGGTAGCCTTGGGATCGGAACGGTATTGTATGGCGATCCCGGCCTTGCAACGATCACCCCGGCAAGATATTACAGGATCAGCAGCCTGGGCATATACGTAGAGGTGAATGCTTCAGGAATGATCGTGCAGATGGGTATCTGTCAATAA
- a CDS encoding DUF6443 domain-containing protein yields MKLIIKIVAQGFAGILLLQAASAQIIPSGQTSVDAATQTRYNPANPPAGQYLNRVRTWTPSKPLLDPYDMVSDNRLLKEVSLVTEFKDGLGRDLQLVRKRAGSGGKDIVTPYVYDNMGRSAYSFLPYQSSLTILGDNKYSDGNFQEEPISFQYNFYTRVFGALSTGEGDNFYYSKTEYEASPLSRVTKSMAPGNSWVGSNRGISTSYGVNSANEVRVWTIDTLYSSLPLSNSTYGTGQLARLVTTDEHGKRMVEYRNKEGLVVLKKVEVAEAGAALESHAGWLSTYYVYDEFNSLRFVIPPKAVELISDSWQLTEGISNELCYVYLYDARLRNIIKKVPGAGKTYMVYDVLDRAVMTQDSALRAAGKWHITAYDNFSRPVRTYLWTNTADRSYHEGQAWNNNAYPQIGSGFELLTETYYDNYNWTSGTGLSASIDTAQRGTSFLAPSDLTFPYARPVIQAVKAKGLVTGSKVKQLGTADSWIYTASFYDGEGRVVQTQRINMLGGKETITNQYSFDGKLLVSKEDHHAPGMLPAQEVIVTRNTYDTIGRLIQVSKQINNGVEKVLEKLAYDQLGQLKTKELGTKPGSSGQALEKLDYTYNIRGWLTGINKDYAAGSNNSNYFGLQLSYNFGFTDKQYNGNIAGMTWRGKSDGEKRAYGFAYDPVNRLLKGDFTQFSSGGWNQSAGLDFNVKMGGSGTNDGTAYDANGNIKQMQQYGWKGTSSVRIDNLTYQYASSGNRLAAVHDDGVATAGFGLGDFQNGGNAGDDYAYDGNGNMVQDLNKNISSIVYNHLNLPSTVTVTGKGTISYLYDAAGTKLQKSVVDNSSGVTTTTTYLGGFVYEKKSIEANGRLLFFGHEEGRVRPVDNSYVFDYFIKDHLGSIRSVLTEESKRDIYPAATLEGSMTNSGSLVYHEKGIYSINESNIVDAPSGAGYYENSNGIPNPNPNYAAGVISAKMYKLTGIGGGKTGLGITLKVMAGDTLNIFGRSYWETGSSTYEPAGVEAILAGLLGSRGMAGGAHGVTASELSSVVANSSGIQGLLQSQPTTNGVPRAAINYIFFDEQLRYVTGGFSMVASSAGSKEHYNDAALQNIIAGKSGYIFVYCSNDSPVEVFFDNLQVTHGRAALLEETHYYPFGLAMEGINSKTTGVINNNYTYNGKELQKSEFSDGSGLQMYDYGVRMYDAQIGRWHATDPLNEQMRRFSPYSYCFNNPVNFVDYEGMFPYTYNMGSYYNEDGSEVSWQEVYEYLKYDDMFSMSMYPGNSSADNSYWINYDGKKVNVYSGSYGNTDNLYFSLLGTSGVVGKQIASQQETSDGGPVPVGKYSIDLSIDPRGYASYTKDGKMIAGNGVQLLVNYELSGWHENWGRWRARLEKVDVKSKRDNLYFHDSYKGYSHGCIETETMLYYFFLAQHDAGQKSLLVRVNYPSANTLTNGGTVNAKFKLPENVKGLADKQTPAPGKNYPVIPVPPAPYKFK; encoded by the coding sequence ATGAAACTTATCATAAAAATAGTTGCACAGGGATTTGCAGGCATATTGCTGCTGCAGGCTGCCTCTGCTCAGATCATACCCAGCGGGCAAACCAGTGTAGATGCAGCTACGCAAACAAGATATAACCCTGCTAATCCTCCGGCTGGTCAATACCTGAACAGGGTCAGGACCTGGACACCTTCCAAGCCCTTACTGGATCCCTATGATATGGTATCGGATAATCGGTTATTGAAAGAGGTTAGCCTGGTGACGGAATTTAAGGATGGGCTTGGGCGTGACTTGCAACTCGTCCGTAAGCGTGCCGGATCAGGAGGAAAAGATATCGTGACGCCTTATGTTTATGATAATATGGGACGGAGTGCCTATTCGTTTCTTCCTTACCAGAGCTCTCTTACTATCCTGGGTGACAATAAATACAGTGATGGAAATTTCCAGGAGGAGCCTATCTCTTTTCAGTATAATTTCTATACAAGGGTATTTGGCGCGTTGTCAACGGGAGAGGGCGATAATTTTTATTACAGCAAGACCGAATATGAAGCTTCACCGCTTAGTCGTGTCACCAAAAGTATGGCTCCGGGTAATAGTTGGGTGGGTAGTAACCGGGGCATAAGTACTAGTTATGGTGTGAATAGCGCGAATGAAGTCAGAGTCTGGACTATCGACACGCTGTATTCTTCCTTACCACTGAGTAACAGCACCTATGGCACAGGACAATTGGCCAGGTTGGTAACTACCGATGAACATGGAAAGCGAATGGTGGAATACCGGAATAAAGAAGGGCTGGTAGTATTGAAGAAGGTAGAAGTTGCGGAAGCAGGCGCTGCACTTGAAAGCCACGCAGGCTGGCTGTCTACCTACTACGTTTATGATGAATTTAATTCACTCCGCTTCGTTATTCCGCCAAAAGCAGTAGAATTGATCAGTGATAGCTGGCAGCTTACAGAAGGTATTTCAAATGAATTGTGTTATGTCTATCTGTATGATGCACGTTTACGCAATATTATCAAGAAAGTCCCCGGAGCAGGCAAAACTTATATGGTCTATGATGTGCTCGACAGGGCTGTCATGACCCAGGATTCGGCACTCCGGGCTGCAGGCAAATGGCATATCACTGCATATGACAACTTTAGCAGGCCTGTCCGTACCTATTTATGGACCAATACTGCGGACCGCTCTTATCATGAAGGGCAGGCATGGAACAATAACGCATATCCGCAGATAGGTTCCGGCTTTGAGCTGCTTACTGAAACCTATTATGATAATTATAATTGGACGAGTGGAACCGGTCTTTCGGCATCTATAGATACGGCCCAGAGGGGAACCAGCTTCCTGGCTCCGTCAGATCTTACATTTCCTTATGCAAGACCCGTTATTCAGGCTGTAAAAGCAAAAGGACTGGTAACGGGAAGTAAGGTAAAACAGTTGGGAACGGCTGACAGCTGGATCTATACGGCTAGTTTTTATGATGGTGAAGGGCGGGTGGTGCAAACACAGCGGATCAATATGCTGGGCGGCAAAGAAACAATAACAAACCAATATAGCTTTGACGGCAAACTGCTGGTGTCCAAGGAAGACCATCATGCGCCCGGTATGCTTCCGGCACAGGAGGTCATTGTAACGCGCAATACCTACGACACGATAGGAAGGCTTATCCAGGTAAGCAAGCAAATTAATAATGGCGTAGAGAAGGTGCTGGAAAAACTTGCTTACGATCAATTAGGGCAACTTAAAACGAAAGAGCTTGGTACAAAACCTGGGTCATCCGGGCAGGCATTGGAAAAGCTGGACTATACATACAACATCCGCGGCTGGCTTACAGGTATCAACAAGGATTACGCAGCAGGCAGCAATAACAGCAATTACTTTGGCCTGCAACTAAGCTATAATTTCGGTTTTACGGATAAGCAATACAACGGCAATATCGCCGGTATGACCTGGCGCGGAAAAAGCGATGGCGAAAAAAGAGCTTACGGGTTTGCCTATGATCCTGTTAACAGACTGTTGAAAGGCGATTTTACCCAGTTTTCTTCCGGCGGCTGGAATCAAAGTGCAGGGCTTGATTTTAATGTGAAAATGGGTGGCTCCGGCACCAATGACGGAACTGCTTATGATGCAAATGGCAACATCAAACAAATGCAGCAGTATGGATGGAAAGGTACTTCTTCTGTACGAATTGATAATCTTACCTATCAATACGCTTCTTCCGGCAACCGCCTGGCAGCTGTTCACGATGATGGCGTAGCTACCGCCGGTTTCGGCCTGGGCGATTTTCAGAATGGCGGTAACGCCGGGGATGATTATGCTTATGACGGAAATGGAAATATGGTGCAGGATCTCAATAAGAATATCAGCAGCATCGTTTACAATCATTTAAACCTGCCATCTACTGTTACAGTAACCGGGAAGGGAACTATAAGTTATTTATATGATGCTGCCGGAACGAAGCTTCAGAAATCAGTGGTCGACAACAGTTCCGGAGTTACGACGACCACGACTTATCTGGGTGGTTTTGTTTATGAGAAGAAAAGCATAGAAGCAAACGGCAGGCTGCTTTTCTTCGGCCACGAGGAAGGCCGGGTAAGGCCGGTAGATAACAGCTATGTTTTTGATTATTTTATAAAGGATCACCTGGGCAGTATTCGCTCTGTTCTTACGGAGGAATCAAAAAGAGATATCTATCCTGCTGCCACCCTGGAAGGCAGTATGACAAACAGCGGAAGCCTGGTTTACCATGAAAAGGGTATCTACAGCATTAATGAAAGCAATATCGTTGATGCTCCTTCCGGGGCGGGATATTATGAAAACAGCAATGGCATCCCGAATCCCAACCCCAACTATGCCGCTGGTGTGATCAGCGCCAAAATGTATAAGCTGACAGGCATAGGCGGTGGAAAAACAGGCCTGGGCATTACCCTGAAAGTGATGGCCGGTGATACCCTTAATATCTTCGGCAGGTCTTATTGGGAAACAGGCAGCAGCACCTATGAACCTGCCGGGGTGGAAGCCATTCTTGCGGGCTTATTGGGCAGTCGGGGAATGGCGGGTGGAGCGCATGGCGTAACGGCATCAGAGTTGTCTTCAGTAGTTGCCAATAGTTCAGGAATACAAGGTCTGTTGCAGTCGCAACCCACGACCAATGGTGTGCCGCGGGCCGCCATTAACTATATATTTTTTGATGAGCAGCTAAGGTATGTGACCGGTGGCTTTAGCATGGTGGCCTCTTCGGCCGGAAGTAAAGAGCATTATAATGATGCAGCATTGCAAAATATCATAGCCGGGAAAAGCGGCTATATTTTCGTATATTGTAGTAACGACAGTCCCGTTGAGGTGTTCTTTGATAATTTACAGGTTACCCATGGCCGTGCTGCTTTACTAGAGGAAACGCATTATTATCCGTTTGGTCTGGCGATGGAGGGAATAAACAGTAAGACCACTGGAGTTATAAACAACAACTATACTTACAATGGCAAAGAACTTCAGAAAAGTGAATTTTCTGATGGAAGTGGCTTACAGATGTACGATTATGGTGTGCGCATGTATGATGCTCAAATTGGCAGATGGCATGCAACGGATCCGTTGAATGAACAAATGCGTAGATTCTCTCCATACAGTTATTGCTTTAATAATCCAGTGAATTTTGTCGATTATGAGGGTATGTTTCCTTATACGTACAATATGGGGTCTTATTATAATGAAGACGGTTCAGAAGTTTCCTGGCAGGAAGTCTATGAGTACTTAAAATATGATGACATGTTTTCCATGAGCATGTATCCGGGGAACAGTTCTGCTGATAACTCCTACTGGATCAATTATGATGGGAAGAAGGTCAACGTATATTCTGGCAGCTATGGCAATACGGATAATTTGTATTTTTCGCTGCTGGGAACTTCCGGCGTGGTCGGTAAGCAGATAGCCAGTCAGCAGGAAACATCTGATGGAGGGCCTGTGCCGGTTGGGAAATATTCAATTGATTTATCCATCGATCCAAGAGGATATGCCTCCTACACAAAAGATGGGAAAATGATAGCGGGTAATGGAGTACAGTTGTTAGTAAATTATGAACTTAGTGGCTGGCATGAAAACTGGGGCCGATGGCGGGCCAGGTTAGAAAAGGTGGATGTTAAGTCAAAAAGAGATAATTTATATTTTCACGATTCCTACAAAGGTTACAGTCACGGTTGTATCGAAACAGAAACAATGCTTTATTATTTTTTTCTGGCTCAGCACGATGCTGGTCAAAAGAGCCTTCTTGTTCGGGTGAATTATCCTTCAGCCAATACTCTGACCAATGGAGGGACTGTTAATGCAAAGTTCAAGCTTCCGGAAAACGTCAAGGGGTTGGCTGACAAACAGACTCCTGCACCAGGCAAAAACTACCCGGTAATACCAGTACCACCAGCTCCCTATAAATTCAAGTAA
- a CDS encoding HPF/RaiA family ribosome-associated protein, whose translation MDIIIQSLGFNAGESLESFIREKVNGLKSDRIIRAQVTLYKGPASEPENNYCEIRLEVPGYDPFVKKSGQYFENSVSECIDVLQMQLSKSKDKNADRRQADAEKVQDALLEGSTDDDDVELEDVVK comes from the coding sequence ATGGATATCATTATTCAATCATTAGGATTTAACGCAGGCGAATCTTTGGAAAGCTTTATCAGAGAGAAAGTGAATGGCCTGAAAAGTGATCGTATCATCAGGGCGCAGGTGACACTCTATAAGGGTCCCGCTTCTGAACCGGAAAATAACTATTGCGAAATACGCCTGGAGGTTCCTGGTTACGATCCGTTCGTGAAAAAAAGCGGCCAGTATTTCGAGAATTCAGTAAGCGAATGTATCGATGTACTGCAAATGCAACTCAGCAAATCCAAAGATAAAAATGCAGATCGCCGCCAGGCCGATGCCGAAAAAGTACAGGATGCCCTACTCGAAGGCAGCACAGATGATGATGATGTAGAATTGGAAGATGTCGTGAAATAG